In Myxococcus stipitatus, the following are encoded in one genomic region:
- a CDS encoding FtsX-like permease family protein encodes MKGLLVRASLRHLGRHPWLTALSLVGIALGVAVVVSIDLASGSAMRAFERSTDAVAGRATHQLMGGTSGLPERVYRDLRVRADAPISAPVVEGYVQATVGDRRTLTLLGMDPFAESPFRDFSGNNATGDVSTLLTQPGTVLLSARAARALGVGVGDVLPVRVAGRDKQLRVMSLIAPANEDTARALESLALADLSTAQEVLGQEGRLTRVDLILPGGEPQAEQLRATLPPGTELVRASARTGTLEQMTRAFRTNLTALSLLALVVGMFLIYNTMTFSVVQRRGLLGRLRAVGITRRELFALVLGEALVLGIVGTVAGLLLGIILGRGLVGLITQTLNDLYFVVSVRRLVLEPLTLSKGLALGLGATVLAALVPAWEAARSAPVTTLRRSTLEDVSRTRAPWLALMGLLLLASGVGMLNWPTHALLPAYAGLFGVLLGAALLVPWLTERLSLLAAAPLGLTFGLLGRMAARGVRTSLGRTAVALAALMVAVATTVGVGLMVSSFRGTVMSWLEASLLADVYISPASMVARREDASLAPGLAERLRSTPGIAGSSSLRLTHVQVNGMLTDLAAVDLSRTSVRTYRFKHGDDASTWRQLESSPDTVVVSEPLAFHRGLRVGDTVQVATDRGAHGFRVVGVYFDYGSDVGTVLMPRATYDRWFDDRGVSGVALYAAPGQDVDALLASVRERAGDSQALLIRSNRSLRQMSMEVFDRTFTITQVLRLLAICVAFVGVLSALMSLQLERARELAVLRATGLTPGQLWGLVSLQTGLLGLLAGLFSMPLGVGLAYILVHVINQRSFGWTLRLAVSPETLGQALLLSLVAAALAGLYPAWKMARANPALALREE; translated from the coding sequence ATGAAAGGCCTTCTGGTACGCGCGAGTCTCCGCCATCTGGGCCGCCACCCGTGGCTGACCGCGTTGTCTCTCGTCGGCATCGCGCTGGGCGTCGCGGTGGTCGTGTCCATCGACCTGGCCAGCGGCAGCGCGATGCGCGCGTTCGAGCGCTCCACGGATGCGGTGGCGGGGCGCGCCACGCATCAACTCATGGGAGGCACCTCCGGCCTTCCGGAGCGCGTGTACCGCGACCTGCGTGTGCGGGCTGATGCACCTATCTCCGCGCCCGTGGTGGAGGGCTACGTCCAGGCGACAGTGGGCGACCGGCGCACGCTCACCCTGCTGGGCATGGACCCCTTCGCGGAGTCACCCTTCAGAGACTTCTCGGGCAACAACGCGACAGGTGACGTGAGCACACTCCTCACTCAGCCAGGCACCGTGCTCCTCAGCGCACGAGCAGCCCGGGCGCTCGGCGTGGGCGTCGGCGACGTGTTGCCCGTGCGCGTCGCCGGGCGCGACAAACAACTGCGCGTCATGTCCCTCATCGCCCCCGCGAACGAAGACACCGCCCGAGCGCTGGAGTCACTCGCGCTGGCGGACCTCTCCACCGCGCAGGAGGTCCTCGGCCAGGAAGGCCGGCTGACTCGCGTGGACCTGATTCTCCCCGGCGGCGAACCTCAAGCGGAGCAACTGCGCGCGACCCTGCCGCCAGGCACGGAGCTGGTCCGAGCCTCCGCGCGAACCGGCACCCTGGAGCAGATGACCCGAGCGTTCCGCACCAACCTCACCGCGCTCTCACTGCTCGCGCTCGTCGTCGGGATGTTCCTCATCTACAACACCATGACGTTCTCCGTGGTGCAGCGGCGAGGACTTCTGGGCCGCCTGCGCGCGGTGGGCATCACCCGGCGAGAACTGTTCGCGCTCGTGCTGGGCGAGGCCCTCGTGCTGGGCATCGTGGGCACGGTGGCGGGTCTGCTGCTCGGCATCATCCTCGGCCGAGGACTCGTCGGACTCATCACCCAGACGCTCAATGACCTCTACTTCGTCGTCAGCGTGCGCAGGCTGGTGCTGGAGCCGCTCACACTGTCCAAGGGCCTCGCGCTGGGACTGGGGGCCACCGTGCTGGCGGCGCTCGTGCCCGCATGGGAAGCCGCACGTTCGGCGCCGGTGACGACGCTGCGCCGGTCGACTCTCGAGGATGTCTCACGCACCCGCGCCCCCTGGCTCGCCCTGATGGGCTTGCTGCTGTTGGCCTCGGGCGTGGGGATGTTGAACTGGCCCACGCACGCGCTGCTCCCCGCCTACGCGGGACTCTTCGGTGTCCTGCTGGGAGCCGCGCTCCTCGTGCCCTGGCTGACGGAGCGGCTGTCCCTCCTGGCGGCCGCACCTCTGGGCCTCACCTTCGGCCTCCTGGGGCGCATGGCGGCGCGCGGCGTGAGGACCAGTCTGGGCCGCACCGCCGTGGCGCTGGCCGCGTTGATGGTCGCGGTGGCGACCACGGTGGGCGTGGGCCTGATGGTGTCCAGCTTCCGAGGCACGGTGATGTCGTGGCTGGAGGCCTCGCTCCTCGCCGACGTCTACATCTCCCCGGCCTCGATGGTCGCCCGGCGCGAGGACGCCTCCCTGGCCCCCGGGCTCGCCGAGCGGCTGCGCTCCACCCCGGGCATCGCCGGCAGCAGCTCCCTACGGCTGACCCATGTCCAGGTGAATGGAATGCTCACGGACCTGGCCGCCGTGGACTTGAGCCGCACGTCCGTGAGGACCTATCGCTTCAAACACGGAGACGACGCCTCCACGTGGCGCCAGCTCGAGTCCTCCCCGGACACCGTCGTCGTCTCGGAACCGCTGGCCTTCCATCGCGGCCTGCGCGTCGGCGACACGGTGCAGGTGGCCACGGACCGGGGAGCTCACGGCTTCCGCGTGGTCGGCGTGTACTTCGACTACGGCTCCGACGTGGGCACGGTCCTGATGCCTCGCGCCACCTATGACCGATGGTTCGACGACCGAGGCGTGAGCGGCGTGGCGCTGTACGCGGCCCCAGGACAGGACGTGGACGCCCTCCTCGCCTCGGTGCGTGAGCGCGCCGGCGACTCCCAGGCCCTGCTCATCCGCTCCAACCGCTCGCTGCGGCAGATGTCCATGGAGGTCTTCGACCGCACCTTCACGATTACTCAGGTGCTCCGACTGCTGGCCATCTGCGTGGCCTTCGTCGGTGTGCTCAGCGCGCTGATGTCTCTCCAACTGGAGCGGGCCCGAGAGCTCGCGGTGCTGAGAGCCACCGGACTCACGCCCGGACAACTCTGGGGCCTGGTGTCGCTCCAGACAGGACTCCTGGGACTGCTCGCGGGACTGTTCTCCATGCCGCTGGGCGTGGGGCTGGCGTACATCCTGGTGCACGTCATCAATCAGCGCTCCTTCGGGTGGACGCTGCGGCTCGCCGTCTCGCCGGAGACCTTGGGACAGGCCCTGCTGCTCTCACTGGTCGCCGCCGCGCTGGCGGGGCTCTACCCGGCCTGGAAGATGGCGCGCGCCAATCCCGCGCTCGCGTTGAGGGAGGAGTGA
- the hemF gene encoding oxygen-dependent coproporphyrinogen oxidase has translation MTKVDVEGMKERMAAFTQSLQDDICQALERLDGSARFREDAWQRPGGGGGRTRVLEDGAVLEKAGVNTSVVFGELEEQFAKKLQGEGRSFWAGGVSLVLHPRNPHVPTVHANYRFIHQGGKAWFGGGADLTPYYLYEEDAAHFHRVHKAACDKHDAAYYPRFKAACDQYFHLRHRDESRGVGGIFFENMGGDLEREFDFVRDCGKAFLDAYLPIAERRKNTPFTEAQRFWQEVRRGRYVEFNLVYDRGTVFGLETRGRTESILMSLPPQTRWRYDHHPEPGSWEARLVDALRQPRDWASWSQSG, from the coding sequence ATGACGAAGGTGGACGTGGAGGGCATGAAGGAGCGGATGGCCGCTTTCACCCAGTCCCTGCAGGACGACATCTGCCAGGCACTGGAGCGGCTGGACGGCTCGGCGCGCTTTCGCGAGGACGCCTGGCAGCGCCCTGGCGGAGGCGGCGGGCGCACCCGGGTGCTGGAGGACGGCGCCGTGCTGGAGAAGGCCGGCGTCAACACCTCCGTGGTGTTCGGCGAGTTGGAGGAGCAGTTCGCCAAGAAGCTCCAGGGCGAGGGCCGTTCGTTCTGGGCGGGCGGTGTCTCCCTGGTGCTTCACCCGCGCAATCCGCATGTGCCCACCGTGCACGCCAACTACCGCTTCATCCACCAGGGCGGGAAGGCGTGGTTCGGCGGCGGCGCGGACCTGACGCCGTACTACCTCTACGAAGAGGACGCGGCGCACTTCCATCGCGTGCACAAGGCCGCCTGCGACAAGCACGACGCGGCGTACTACCCGCGCTTCAAGGCGGCGTGTGACCAGTACTTCCACCTGCGCCACCGCGACGAGTCGCGCGGCGTGGGCGGCATCTTCTTCGAGAACATGGGCGGGGACCTGGAGCGCGAGTTCGACTTCGTGCGCGACTGCGGCAAGGCGTTCCTGGACGCGTACCTACCCATCGCGGAGCGCCGCAAGAACACGCCCTTCACCGAGGCCCAGCGCTTCTGGCAGGAGGTGCGGCGCGGGCGCTACGTGGAGTTCAACCTGGTCTATGACCGGGGCACCGTCTTCGGCCTGGAGACGCGCGGGCGCACCGAGTCCATCCTCATGTCGCTGCCGCCCCAGACGCGCTGGCGCTATGACCATCACCCGGAGCCCGGGAGCTGGGAGGCCCGGCTGGTGGACGCGCTGCGCCAGCCTCGCGATTGGGCGTCCTGGAGCCAGTCGGGCTGA
- a CDS encoding alpha/beta hydrolase: protein MDEEKTGAFELGQGPEACLLLHGFTGSPWDVRPLGEALAARGMRVVAPLLPGHGATPQAMWSVTWRDWRDAARRAFDSLRGHRQVFVAGLSMGALLAVGLAAELPERVRGLVLAAPALRFRGARMRIIRQLSRTPLLEWVHPWVAKSSTDISDPAVLARAPILPGFPVARLRDLVTLQDAAARSAARVRCPVFIAVAEQDHVVDPRGGLELARKLKASPCVRVVSLERGFHIIPRDADGPRLAREVCDFLTQVCNFGEWEPQSAGT, encoded by the coding sequence ATGGACGAGGAGAAGACCGGGGCGTTCGAGCTGGGACAGGGTCCGGAGGCGTGCCTGTTGCTGCACGGATTCACCGGCAGTCCCTGGGATGTCCGGCCGTTGGGGGAGGCCCTGGCGGCGCGAGGGATGCGGGTGGTGGCTCCGCTCCTGCCCGGGCATGGCGCGACGCCTCAGGCGATGTGGAGTGTCACCTGGCGGGACTGGAGGGACGCGGCCCGGCGCGCGTTCGACTCGCTGCGCGGACACCGGCAGGTCTTCGTCGCGGGGTTGTCGATGGGGGCGCTGTTGGCGGTGGGGCTGGCGGCGGAGCTTCCGGAGCGGGTGCGAGGCCTGGTGCTCGCGGCCCCGGCCCTGCGCTTTCGCGGGGCGCGCATGCGCATCATCCGGCAACTGTCGCGCACGCCGCTCCTGGAGTGGGTACACCCCTGGGTGGCGAAGTCGAGCACGGACATCTCGGACCCCGCGGTCCTGGCCCGAGCCCCCATCCTCCCCGGGTTCCCGGTGGCGAGGCTGCGGGACCTGGTCACCTTGCAGGACGCCGCGGCCCGGAGCGCCGCGCGCGTGCGGTGCCCTGTCTTCATCGCCGTGGCGGAGCAGGACCATGTCGTGGACCCACGAGGAGGGCTCGAGTTGGCGCGCAAGCTCAAGGCGTCGCCGTGCGTGCGCGTCGTCTCGTTGGAGCGAGGCTTCCACATCATCCCTCGCGACGCGGATGGGCCGCGTCTGGCCAGGGAGGTCTGCGACTTCTTGACGCAGGTCTGTAACTTTGGGGAATGGGAGCCACAATCCGCGGGCACCTGA
- a CDS encoding ABC transporter ATP-binding protein encodes MPSSDTPPLVELRDVTKSYAEGDTSREVLSGVTLALRRGEFVVLLGRSGSGKSTLLNLISGIDLPTRGEVLIDGKNLGTMSERERTLLRRERVGFIFQAFNLLPTLTVEENVRLPVELNGRTAPEAGARARELLERVGLASRAGSFPDRLSGGEQQRVAVARALAHSPPLLLADEPTGNLDEATGRQVLDLLEGLTRQGNACALVVTHEPGLMARADRVLEMTNGRLVEREAPRREPR; translated from the coding sequence ATGCCCTCGTCCGACACGCCCCCGCTCGTCGAACTTCGTGATGTCACCAAGTCCTATGCGGAGGGCGATACCTCTCGGGAGGTGCTCTCCGGTGTGACGTTGGCGTTGCGCCGGGGCGAGTTCGTGGTGCTGCTGGGCCGCAGCGGCTCGGGCAAGTCCACGCTGCTCAATCTCATCAGCGGCATCGACCTGCCGACGCGCGGCGAGGTGCTCATCGACGGGAAGAACCTGGGCACGATGAGCGAGCGCGAACGCACGCTGCTGCGCCGCGAGCGCGTGGGGTTCATCTTCCAGGCGTTCAACCTGCTGCCCACGTTGACGGTGGAGGAGAACGTGAGGCTCCCGGTGGAGCTCAACGGACGCACGGCTCCGGAGGCGGGAGCGAGGGCGCGTGAGCTGCTGGAGCGGGTGGGACTGGCTTCGCGCGCGGGCAGCTTCCCGGACCGTCTGTCGGGAGGAGAGCAGCAGCGCGTCGCGGTGGCTCGGGCGCTGGCGCATTCGCCGCCGCTGCTGCTGGCGGACGAACCCACGGGCAACCTGGATGAGGCCACGGGGCGGCAGGTGTTGGACCTGCTGGAGGGGCTCACTCGGCAAGGCAATGCCTGCGCGCTCGTCGTCACCCATGAGCCGGGGTTGATGGCGCGAGCGGACCGGGTGCTGGAGATGACGAACGGGCGGCTGGTGGAGCGCGAGGCACCGCGGAGGGAGCCGCGATGA
- a CDS encoding DUF3467 domain-containing protein — translation MADTPKPPDMQLQIQIDEDVANGQYANMALVNHTDTEFTLDFIYVQPQQLRAKVRSRIITSPKHMKRLMLAMQDNLQRYEAKFGPITLREDDGGMH, via the coding sequence ATGGCGGACACTCCGAAGCCCCCGGACATGCAGTTGCAGATTCAAATCGACGAGGACGTCGCCAATGGTCAGTACGCCAACATGGCCCTCGTGAACCACACGGACACGGAATTCACCCTGGACTTCATCTACGTCCAGCCGCAGCAACTGCGCGCCAAGGTGCGCTCGCGCATCATCACCAGCCCCAAGCACATGAAGCGGCTGATGCTGGCCATGCAGGACAACCTCCAGCGCTATGAGGCGAAGTTCGGCCCCATCACCCTGCGCGAGGATGACGGCGGAATGCACTGA
- a CDS encoding lipocalin-like domain-containing protein — protein sequence MSNGRGLVIGTVAALAALAVAAWFVTRETQPPALDRGGSLTVARAMGSGTQGMEGYARAFEPRPFHFPEDHGPHPEFRTEWWYWTGNLETSDGRAFGYQFTLFRNALTPDAPARGSTWGPRQVYLGHFTVTDVSAGKFHAAERYSREALGLAGANTQPFKVWLEDWEATSIGESMWPVRLRARTKDVSLELVLEPGKPPVLEGDRGLSQKSAEPGNASYYYSMTRMPSRGTVRLDGQTYAVTGESWMDREWSTSALGKGQVGWDWFSLQLSDGSELMYYQLRHEDGTVDAFSSGTWVPPESAANNTPLHLKREDVELTVLDTWKSPRGGEYPSRWKLRVPKLGLELTATPKVSDQELVVSVRYWEGAVSLDGTREGQPVKGRGYVELTGYADTNASARGPGTRARGTPETQGRSSPDAARP from the coding sequence ATGAGCAACGGCCGAGGACTCGTCATCGGAACGGTGGCCGCGCTGGCGGCGCTCGCGGTGGCCGCCTGGTTCGTCACGCGGGAGACCCAGCCCCCCGCGCTCGACCGCGGCGGCTCTCTCACCGTGGCCCGCGCCATGGGCAGCGGAACCCAGGGCATGGAGGGCTACGCCCGCGCCTTCGAGCCACGCCCCTTCCACTTCCCCGAGGACCACGGCCCCCATCCCGAGTTCCGCACCGAGTGGTGGTACTGGACCGGCAACCTGGAGACCTCGGACGGGCGCGCGTTCGGATATCAGTTCACGTTGTTCCGCAACGCATTGACCCCAGACGCCCCCGCTCGAGGCTCGACCTGGGGCCCGCGGCAGGTCTATCTGGGGCACTTCACGGTGACGGATGTCTCGGCGGGGAAGTTCCATGCCGCCGAGCGATACAGCCGCGAAGCGTTGGGGCTCGCGGGCGCGAACACCCAGCCATTCAAGGTGTGGCTGGAGGACTGGGAGGCCACGAGCATCGGCGAGTCCATGTGGCCTGTGCGCCTTCGCGCGCGGACGAAGGACGTCTCGCTGGAGCTGGTGCTGGAGCCGGGCAAGCCCCCCGTGCTCGAGGGCGACCGGGGCTTGAGCCAGAAGAGCGCGGAGCCGGGCAACGCGTCCTACTACTACTCGATGACCCGCATGCCCTCGCGAGGCACGGTGCGGCTGGATGGACAGACGTACGCGGTGACGGGCGAGAGCTGGATGGACCGAGAGTGGAGCACCAGCGCGCTGGGGAAGGGACAGGTCGGCTGGGACTGGTTCTCGCTCCAGCTCTCCGACGGAAGCGAGCTGATGTACTACCAACTCCGTCACGAGGACGGGACGGTGGATGCGTTCAGCTCGGGCACCTGGGTTCCCCCCGAGAGCGCCGCGAACAACACGCCCCTGCACCTGAAGCGCGAGGACGTGGAGCTCACCGTGCTCGACACTTGGAAGAGCCCTCGCGGCGGCGAGTATCCGTCCCGTTGGAAGCTGCGCGTGCCCAAGCTGGGGCTGGAGCTCACCGCGACCCCCAAGGTCTCCGACCAGGAGCTGGTGGTGAGCGTGCGCTACTGGGAAGGCGCGGTGAGCCTGGACGGCACCCGCGAGGGCCAGCCGGTGAAGGGCCGAGGCTACGTGGAGCTGACCGGTTACGCGGACACGAACGCGTCGGCGCGAGGACCGGGAACCCGGGCCCGGGGCACCCCCGAGACACAGGGCAGGTCCTCACCCGACGCGGCGCGCCCGTGA